In Cutaneotrichosporon cavernicola HIS019 DNA, chromosome: 1, one DNA window encodes the following:
- the lsm8 gene encoding uncharacterized protein (snRNP Sm proteins) — protein sequence MSALDGFRDQLVQVVLFDGRVIVGKLKGNDNHSNIILSDSVEREYAPDRGVEMVPLGLYMIKGDNIVFVGEVDEDKDSSLDYSEIKAEPLREVQF from the exons ATGTCGGCCCTCGACGGCTTCCGTGACC AACTCGTTCaggtcgtcctcttcgACGGGCGCGTTATTGTC GGCAAGCTCAAGGGCAACGACAACCACAGCAACATCATCCTCTCGGACAGTGTTGAGCGCGAGTATGCACCGGACCGTGGCGTCGAGATGGTCCCCCTCGGCCTCTACATGATCAAGGGAGATAACAT CGTGTTCGTCGGCGAAGTAGACGAAGACAAGGATAGCAGCCTCGATTACTCGGAGATCAAGGCTGAGCCGTTGCGCGAGGTGCAATTTTAG